CACTTCCGCAATTTTCGCCAAGATGTGTTACCCAACCCGTTTGTAATGCATTTCAGAAAATGCACTCTTCAATTGTGCAGTAATTTGAGGTTGTTAATCATGTCAGAAAGTTGAGATCTTATACTTGATTAACCGGTCAAAGGAGAGTAATGGATAAGAGGTTGGGAAGTTAAGAAACAGCGATTCTTTCCCCTATCTTCTTAATTTCTTATCCTCCTATCTTCTCAAAAAGAGGGGGCGTAGCTCAGCTGGGAGAGCGCAGGCTTCGCAAGTCTGAGGTCGGGGGTTCAAATCCCCTCGCCTCCACCAATTTATATGCACTGTAACCTGTCGATATTAAAAAAATGTTGACAAGTAAGATTTAAATCTTCTATAATTGTTTATTGTCGGGATGTGGCGCAGTCTGGGAGCGCACTTGAATGGGGTTCAAGGGGTCGGAGGTTCAAATCCTCTCATCCCGACCAGCAAGACAGTAAAGGGGCAAATTAACCACGCTACAGGCAGGTATAATTTGTCCCTTTTTATTTTTTTCAGAGATAGTTCAATCATGCATGAGTTTGTGGTCAAACCCTACTCAGAGGGCAATTTTTCATAGTTTTTTCAATCCTGATTTCTTTCATGCTGGTCCAAAGATTTGGACCTAGCTATAGCTTGCTTGCGGACAGAGCATAATGGGATATTTAGGGTAAACAAATATTTTTTTAATTATAGCTGAGTTGAGCCATTTTCACTCAATGGGTGAGATTGCCACGGACAGCTTCGCTGCCCTCGCAATGACAATCTCGCCCCTGTCATTGCGAGTGGAACAAAGTGTAGCGAACCAATCTCAAAGTTTGAACTGCAAAAAAAATCGCTCAATTTAAACTGTCGATAGTTATGGTCAGTATCGCAAAATATTTACCCCATTCACTCTGATGCTCTGCTTTTCCGCAAGCTTCGCCAAGATGGCTTGTTCAAGCCGTTTGTAATGCATTTCAGAAACCAAGGCTTTCAATCAGCGGTTAAAATTTGGTCACAGACTCTTATGTTATTGAAAAAATAATCTCGCATAAACGGTCTACATCTAGGTAGGGGGCAGAGTCTTTAGTGACCAATGGATAACGGATAACCTTAATCCCCCAGGTGGATAGCTCCTCTCCCCGGATTCCTCCGGCATACCTGTTGGTATCGACATCCATCACTACAAAGTTTAACAACTTGCTTATGTTCAGGGAAGATTTATCCTTTCTCAAGTATTTCAATAAAATTTTGATCTGTTTCGAGAGGTTTATCCCCTGCAACTCCGGGTCAATTCCTGTGTTGGGAATAAATATTTTCGGGCAGGGGTTTTGACCTATAGCTTCACCAACTCCCTTGGGCAAAAGATTGGCAATTAGGCTGGTATAAAAACTACCCATAGGGTAGCAGATCAAATCTGCGTTTAATATCAAGTCCCTGGTTTTAGTATCAACTTGCACCTCAATAGGCAGAAGTGATGTGTTGTCTTCTACCAAATAGATATCATTAATTCTGGATTGGATCGCCTGCACCTCTTTACCTGTCAAAAGATGCTGGCCAACTATCTTTTGTCCGTTTTCCAGTTCAGCCGCCAGATGCAGGCTTCTGTTGACCACTGGCCGGACTACTCCCCTGGAGTTTACCAGGCGGGAAAATTCTTCAACTGCCCTGTCAATCTTCCGGTTACTCTTTAAGTAGAGCCCAGCAAGAACAAGATTGCCCAGGCTTGCCCTGTTGAAGTCAAAGTCCGCAGATAAATTTTGTTCAACTATGCGCAGGTAATCACAAATATTTT
The genomic region above belongs to Desulfovulcanus ferrireducens and contains:
- a CDS encoding GAK system CofD-like protein yields the protein MKNNLSIKWSKGGLDETVEVIRPDLVKIERLQTNAPHGPKILFFSGGSALKALSQKLIQYTHNSIHIITPFDSGGSSARLRHALRMPAVGDLRNRLLALADKSVPGIPEVRALLSYRFPNNLPQKNLSMIWGDIVNGSSHLFLKVPHSIRENICDYLRIVEQNLSADFDFNRASLGNLVLAGLYLKSNRKIDRAVEEFSRLVNSRGVVRPVVNRSLHLAAELENGQKIVGQHLLTGKEVQAIQSRINDIYLVEDNTSLLPIEVQVDTKTRDLILNADLICYPMGSFYTSLIANLLPKGVGEAIGQNPCPKIFIPNTGIDPELQGINLSKQIKILLKYLRKDKSSLNISKLLNFVVMDVDTNRYAGGIRGEELSTWGIKVIRYPLVTKDSAPYLDVDRLCEIIFSIT